Part of the Triticum aestivum cultivar Chinese Spring chromosome 4D, IWGSC CS RefSeq v2.1, whole genome shotgun sequence genome is shown below.
atgatgacattcacaggaatattctcaagacaacttttgggaacccagatcttcttcataggtggtccattcctgcagttagtactaatatacctggcaaacacttcaccattctgattcttaaacagtttatagtttgcatcaaaggattcatcaatgataatagggttagcacaagtgaagccagataaggtggatggatccactgaaggcccctttgcagcaacccatgtgattttggggtactgctcaggcttccagtaggagccatcaacattcattttcctctcgaacccaacaccctctttcctagggtttcggttcagaatctgctttttgaggacatcgcacagtgtctgatgccctttgagacttttgtacatccctgtttcaagcaatgtcttcaacctagcattttcatcagcaatggtagtggtatcctcagcaaaggggttagttaccacatcaacagttgaagatattgcaacagtagcagcagtagaacattcagcaacagaagtagcgttatcacgctcaaggcattttagacatggtggttcaaatccttcctgagcgggactgatctgttgagcgcgaagtgactcattctctttttgaagatcttcatgagccgctctcaatttctcaagctcttgattcctttgaagataatcataggaaagcttttcatgagtagttgagagcgtttcatgacgactttcaagttcctggtacttaacatgaagattttttatatcttcaattgaggactgagaacgggtcatttccgcgtccaacaggtcatcgcttttgtctaacagtttttgagtatgttccatagctttctgttgttcagttgcaattttagcaagtgttttgtagctgggtttggattcacaatcagagtcatcttcacttgatgtttgaaagtaagcatcgcgtgattttaccttggcaccatgttccatgaagcagtaggtgggagcagagttgtccttgtcattagcatcagcgttggtgacggggccattgtcttcagtgttgaagatggacttggcaacgtaggctgtagctagagccagacttgcaacgccagggtcgggctcctcctcagactccacctccccctcctcagaagcagactcctcctctgaatccatctccttgccagcaaaagcacgagccttgccagatgagctcttcttatgtgatgaagacttggacgaagacttggaagaagacattgaggatttcttcttcatcttgtcatcagaatcatattccttgctcttcttcttgttgttgttctcattgtcccactgtggacactcagagatgtagtgtccaggtttcttgcacttgtgacatgttctcttgtaatcatgagtggaagcttcatcatttcttgagctggatcgtgaagactttctgaagcccttcttcttagtgaacttctggaacttcttcacaagcatagcaagttcctttccaatgtcttcaggatcaccagaactgcagtcagattcttcttcagatgaggaaacagcttttgccttcaaagcgcgagttcggccatagttgggaccatagatatctcttttctcagatagctgaaactcatgtgtgttgagcctctcaagtatgtcagacggatcgagtgtcttgaagtcagggcgttcttgtatcatcagggcaagggtgtcgaacgagctatcaagtgatctcagtagtgtcttgacgatttcatgcttggtgatctcagtgtcgccgagagcatgaagctcatttgtgatgtcagtgaggcgatcaaacgtgagctggacattctcattgtcgtttctcttgaagcggttgcgaagaacactgatcctttgatctctctgggttgagacgccttcgttgaccttggagagccagtcccagactagcttcgacgtttccagagcactcacacggccatactgccctttggtcagatgaccacagatgatgttcttggcagtagaatccagttgaatgaacttcttgacatcagcaggggtggcaccttcaccagtcttgggaacaccattcttgacgacataccagaggtcgacatcaatggcttcaagatgcatgcacatcttattcttccagtagggatattcagttccatcgaagacggggcacgcaacggagactttgattatccctgcagtcgacatagctaaaactctaggtggttaaaccgaatcacacagaacaagggagtaccttgctctgataccaattgaaagtgctagttatcgactagaggggggtgaataggcgatttttatgaaagtcttcaaaacatgagagtttcaaagacaaacaatagaaatgaacctattgatatgcagcgaaaggtagactacactaagcaagccatagtcaagtattcaatgaagtgaaagcacgaagactaatagcagctaggtagtaaagatcaggatggaagatagtatgaagccaaacaacaatagtagtcacacagtgaagtcaaacaggtagtgcaaacaggcaatgacttcacgaagacaaactgtaagtaaagagagggagagaatagAACTAGacacttggtgaggacaaggatttgttgaaccagttccagttgttgtgacaactatacgtctggttagggaggctgagattcaactcagaagaccgtgtcttcactttattccccttgagctaaggacacccagtcctcgcccaatcactctggtaagtcttcaaggtagacttccaaaccttcacatacttcgttcaccggctatccacaatgactcttggatgctctaaacgcgacgcctaaccggctggaggattcacagtcctcaagtgtaacaagtcttcaggtcacgcggacagaaagactttagtgatgcctaacactctttggctctgggtgtttgggctttgtcctcgcaaggatttctctctctcaaaggctccggaggtgggttgctctcaaacgacaaaagccgtgcactaaatctgagcagccaccaatttatggtgtagggggtgggctatttatagccactaggcaacccgacctgatttgtccaaaatgaccctgggttactaaggaactgacacgtgttccaatggtcagatttcaaacacacgcgtcagcttgacttgggctacaagtaaagctgactcatccagctctggataagattcgctctcattgtcttcgctcgaagacataggatttggttgagcatcacttcagtcactctgactttgttcactgagaccccacttaatagtgcggtggttcttatgactcaacaaagaagaaaaggaaacaacgaaacaactaagtctccgcgctccatagtcttcacgcgatgtcttctctagtcatagtcttcaatgtgaatatcttcacataccaccattgtctttaatgtcttcatacatttttaggggtcatcaccggtaggtaaaccgaatcaatgagggactactacctgtgttattctgcaattctcacaaacacattagtccctcaaccaggtttgtcgtcaatactccaaaaccaactaggggtggcactagatgcacttacacggggCATCTCCCCGGCGCAGCTCCCCTCCCTTCCCCAACGATGGCTCGGATCTGGCCGCTGGTGCCTTGGCGACGTGGCGCGGCGGAGGCACGGTGGCGTCCCTGCTCGGCGCCAGAGGTGGTGGGGCGCCTGCTGCCGGTGGTGCTGCCTCGACGGCTGGTGCAGCCCGGGACCTGGGATCCACCTTggctggatctgggcggcgggGTTCGGGGCTGTGACCTCTATTAGGCGTGGCGTGGTGTTCCCGTGGCTCTGCTGCGACTCGCTCCCGGCGGTGGTTGGCTAGCGGCGGGTCGGTGGTGCTGGCTGGCGGCGCCCGGAGCACGGATCCGGGGATCTCGGTCCGGATCTGGTGTGTCTTCGGCGCTGGCCAGCGTCCTTGGGGTGCTCACGGCAGGGAGTGCGGCGGTTTGTCTCTGGATCCTTGCGTGGAGCGTAGCAGGATGGAGGGTGTAGGTGGTGCACCGGCACTGGCGCGGGCGAGCGCAGCCATGGCGGCGGCGCTGCGAGGCCTTGCCAGGAAGGGTCTTGGCAGGCAACGGGCGTTCGGTTGCTGTCGTGTGAGGCGTGCGGCAATGCCTCGGCGGTGTGGGTGCCGGAGTGTGGTCGGAGGTGCGGGTCGGATCCATTCTGGTGGCAGTCCCCTGGCGCGGGTGAAGGCCGCCGTGGCGGAACTGGCTTTGCACCGCTCGGTGGTTGCCGCGGCTCTAGTCGATGTTGAAGGTGATGGCTTTAGGCATGTTCCCTCGACAGTGAGGGGGGCTTCGATGGCAAGTTGTTGCGGTGACGGCGGTACGAGGCATCTGATCGAGACTGGCCGGGATCTTGGAGACGTGGAGATGTGCAGCGCTACGGATGAAAATCCTGTTCGGCTGTGGCCGGACCGGCGTTGATGGCACCTGCGGGTGTCATTCACCTTCCTGGAGGCTTCGTCGAGTGCAACGCCATCTTCCTCGCGACCTCGTATCGGCAGCTGTCTCCGGGGCGAAAGCCTTGATTCGTAGGATCGGCATGATGGCAACGTCTTTGAGGTTGTTACTCTGTTGGGAGCATTGTGCTAGGAGACTCGAGGTTCCATGATGCGCTCCTCCGGTGTTCACCGCTGCCCGGATCTTTCTCCTCCGGCTCCATGTACGGTCGTCGCTGGCTAATCCAAGGAAGCTGGAGTTGCTGTTATTCGGAGGTCTTCAGTGTCGGCCGAGACGCGGCGAGGGGCTCGGTGTTGGGTAGGCTTTTTGTGTCGTAGCTGTGTTGTTGTGTTTGGTTGTCCTTGTACGAACCGGGTGTGGAGTTGATCGCCTTCATTGTTCGTAGCGAGTGGTAGACGTTGTTGTATGTCTTATTTCTCTctttctataaagctaaggtacgcaatTTGCGTACCCTCGAAAAAAGAATCATAGTCTGAGATTTCCCAAACACTGTTCATAGGAATCACTGTTAAGCACATCAATGTTGACCACACTGTAGCATCCGATCTAAACCGCCGCTTTTTAATCCAACGGACGAGACCAGGCAAAGGTAGCGGTACTGTAGCTTCGCTAACTTTGCCACTGCAAGTCAGCGAATCTGAATCGAAGATATACGCAACCAGAGTAACATTTCTCGTCCGCTAATTCCGTCTGTTTAACGAAGAGACGCGCACTTATTGAAATCCAGCGACAGCCGCAGCGGGGGCGGCGTGTGCGGTCCGCAGCCGGTGGATTTGCGAATCCGGACGACGCTTTGCCCGGACGTGGATCCTCCGCAACCTCGCAGGCGTCGATGTGCCATCGGACGGCCGTCCCACTCCCCCGAGGTGTCACACCCACAGCAACCACCAGCGCCGCAGCCAGGTGGGCCAGGTGGTGCGGCGCCAGCGCGCTCGTCAGCCAAGCAGACGCCAGCGCGAGCAACTTTAGAGCGGCGCCGGGGCCCACGAGGCACCACGGCCGTCGATCGATCCGGATCGGACGGCCCGGGACGGTGTGAATGGACCTGGCTGGCTGCGTGTGGCTACCCTTTTGTGCCCCACCGGCAAGGGGGCGATCCCCTCCGCGTCCATTCCGCCCGTGGGAAGGGAAGGGTAGGGAAGAGCagcgagccgccgcgccgcaccaccgcctcctcctcgtcctcccgcTGCTCCCCCTCCCCGATCCGATCGCCGCCGGCGCGGCAATATTTGGAACCCTCGGCGCCGATCGACCCATGCCGTACCACTGAGAACCGATCCCGCCGCCATCCGCCATCGTCATCCCCGCCGACCGCCTCCGCGTTTGATTCATCGCCCCGTGGAACCAGCACCGCCCGATCGGAAAGAGGAGGTGTGGAGGATGGCTTCCGTTGCCGCCGACCCGCACGCTGCCCTCGCTGGCGCGGGGACGCCGCCCCACGGTAGCCCCGTCGCGGGGAAGAGGGCGGCCGCCACCGCGTGGAAGCGCCCGGAGAACGGGCCGGTGCTGGTGGCGCCCGGGAGCCCCATCATGGACGCCAACTCCTGGCCGGCGCTTCCTGGGCTGGCCTCTCCCCAGCCGCCCACACCGCCCAAGGCGTCGCCTAAGGCCGCTCCTCCCCCTTCCACTGTGAGTTGTCAGTTCATCTCAGTTTCTGATTTACTTACTGTCGGAGTTGGATTTCGTATCAGTGCTTGATTCATTTACGATTTATTGCGGTTAGATTTCGTACCGTCTGATGATATTGCTTTTGCTATTGTTGGAATGGTCTCAGGTGGCAGCTATCTTGCCCGTGTCCTTGGACATCTCCGACGCTCCGGATGCTACCCCTGATCAGGACGCACTGGTacgttcttcccccttccactgTGAGCTGTTAGTTTATTTCAGTGTTCGTTTTACTTAGTATTATAGGAGTTGGATCCCGTCTCAGTGTTTGATCTATTTAGGATTGTTGGAGTTATATTTTGTATGGTCTGACCAGATTGTGTTTTGCTTGCTTGTGGGAATGGTCTCAGGAGACAGTGATTTTACCGGTGTCTTTGGACATCTCTGGCGCTCCGGATGCTACCACTGTTAAGGACGCTGGGACCAGTAGTCCACCGGTCCGGCGTGTGTTGATGATGCCTGCAGGGGATGACGGGCCAGAGATGCATGCTCTTATTCCAGAGCCATCTCTAGGATACTCTCCTAATGCCCGGAGCAATGGTACCGGCGTTCATCATCAGAATGGCCGTTTTGGTTCCCATCCTCATGGCCGAGGTGGCAGTTACGGTGGGGGGAGAAGGGGTAATGGTGGAGGTGGTAGTCGCCATGGTCATGAGCACCATGGTGGGTTTGATGggcaacggcgtggtggtggccgTAGAGATGGACATGGGCCAGGGCACCAGCATCGTGTTCACCAGCCACCGTACATTagggctcctcctcctctggctgttTTAGCGGCGGGACCTCCCGCGCCACAATTTGCTGGCCCTGCTACTCCACAGACACCACCTTATGGAACTGCTGCTCCACAGACACCACCTTATGGGGCGCCTATGGGATTCCCTGGTATGTTATTCATGCTCTTTGTGAGAACATGACTTTGTGCAATTGTTATGTCACCTTAATTTGCTTTATTTTAAACAGCAGAGATGGCACCTCACGTTTACTATTTTGCCGTGCCCCCTTCGGATGGTCTTCAAGCCCTTCCTTTTGCGCCTCCTCCACCAACCCCTCCAGCCATGCTAATTTCTCCACTGGAACAACTTCAAAGGGACCTACTGGTGCAGATAGACTACTACTTTAGGTACTTCTCCGTCTATATTTATAGAAAACACTTTGCCACCACTGAGCTCACTTTATTGAGCCGCTTGCTCATTTTTTGCAGTGATGAAAATTTGTGCAAGGACATATTCTTGAGGAGACATATGGATGACCATGGTTGGGTGCCATTATCCTTGATTGCTGGCTTTAACCAGGTTAGTTTGCTGGTTTTACATGGTGGTTTTAGTTTAGAAAAATCCCCAGTTCTTTCTTGCTTTGCTACTATAATCCAGCAGTCTATTCGGAAACTCATCAATAGTCTAGTAATGTTCTGGTCACCTTCTATAGTTGTGTACTTGCTGATTGAGTGGGAGATGGAGAGTTGGCATTAAGCATTTTTTATCCATTCAAACCGAGTTTGCAGGTTTGCTATTTTGGTATCAGTTAACATTGGATGTTTAGTAATGGTGTGGTTGATTTGTTATCAGTTGGACATTGGATGTATAGTTATGGTGTGGTTGATATAACTTGGGTAAAGAGCTTTACATCATGCCTAGAAAATTTAGACACTGCCACATGAAGCTACAGTTGCATCGGAATTTGGATCCTGCACATCTTAAATTAGATAAATCTGTTCCAAGTTAATTTTTTATGATTATTTCTTCCCCTGTTACCTGATCGGTGTAAGTTCTTGGGTTACAAGAAGAGACATACTCAAATACTCTTTAAATGTAGCCGTTTGTTGTGGATTTCAATAAAATGAAAGCTGAGAACTTATATCCTGTGAACTTATATTCTGTGTAACTTTGATGTTCATGGTTGCATTGGCCATACACAAATAGTAGCATTGACGTTTATGGTGCTCTATAAGTCCTAGTTCTTCTGTCCAAATGCAAACACTGAACCTTGTGATTCTTTCTTCTGCTTTTGGCAAATCACTTCCTAACATTGGCACTTGTGTTCTGTTATCTGAGCTCCCTGCATTCAAAAATATAGGTCGTCTTAGGATGTGTGCATTCATTGCTTGCAAATGAAATCAGAACATGGAAGTTTACACCAAGATAATTTAAATTCCGGTTTGGATGCAACTTGAACATGAATTGACACTTGTTCCTTCAAAATAAAGAAATTTATCACATGCTTCTGTACTTGATAGCCCATAGTTGTTCTGTAGTAGCAATGTTTGGATGAATGATCAGTATAGAGGAAATGGAAAATTGAAGTTGTACGTAGTGGTTTGTATTGGACGGACTTGGACATGACTCTCTGGACATCGATAGCAACATCTTATAAAAAACAATTGGCGTTGTAATGTTACTAACATGACAATATAGCGAAACAAAAATGTCTAACTTGCATTTTTTTCGAGCAACCAGCAGGAGCGCTGCCTTCGCACTAAGGACTACCACTGGTGCGATAACATGAATTTAGGAAGTACACAGTCCCTGAAATAAGATCTGAATTCTTTTTTTTTTAGTTGGAAAATAATATCTAAATTCCTGGGGTCTGCTATGAATATCTATGATCTGGTTACATGAATATAGGAAGTACAGTGTCTCTGAAATAATATATAAATTCCTTTTTTTGAGTTggaaaataatactccctctgttccgaaatatATGATGTTTTGGATatctcaatatggactacatacggactgaaatgagcgAAAAAACATGTCTATACACATAAAAAGAAGTTGGAACATCTTataattcgggacggagggagtatctaaatTCCTGGGGTCTGCTATGAATAGAGGAGCGCTGCCTTCTCATTAAGAAAGGAATATAGTATTTACATACTATTTACATACTATTTACAGACTGGTGGTCATGTTTTTGGGTGGAACATGTTAAAATTCACCGTCTCTCAAGGACTACTGCTCGTGGTCGCGTGCGCCACCATTGCGATAACATGAATATAGGAAATACCCTTCTCCATGAAATAATATCTAAATTCCTTACTTTTAGTTGGAAAATAATATCTAAATTCCTGGGGTCTGCTATGAATATGTATGATCTGGTAATGTTGCACTTGAATTCACCTTAGCTTCTGCTACCACAGATTTATATGAAATTGCATGACTGACGGTTTGTGTTCCTTGTAGCTCCATCTGTAACATCTATGCTGGCCCACCACTCCACAAGCCATCCATTGTTTTTCAATATATCTTTATATTATTGTTTATTGTAGAGTGCATATGTATCAACTCTTTATTGGTAGCACCTGCAATCAAGTTCTGTTTTGGGCAATTCCTGCCCACTCTGTCATGAACTGTCTGCGGTTAAAAGGTTTTTTTCTGGATGGAAATAGTTGAAGACTGTCACTCGTATTTATGCAAGGTTTGGAAGAATGTCGCtgctatatatatagtcaatgGTCGTCACTTTAAAAGAACCTATAATTAGTTTAACTCACTTGTAAACTTTAAAGCGTTGACTTAGAAAAGCAAGTTATATTTTAGaacattttttttccattttttcttgTCTTCAACAGTTTTCGTCTTGCTCATATATTTGCTAGAATTTTGCGATCCCTAAAAGCTGCCGTTTTGGACATTAGCAATGTCAAACCTCAAAACTTTGACTAGTAATTTTTGAATATATTTAGATTGGATACTTGAAAATTATGTGTACATTTGTCCCAAAAAGTACTTCCATGATATATAACTTTGTGTGTTATCTAAATAAAGTACATGGGAGATTAGTTGTCAACATAGAGACCTAACATGAAGATTATTAGGGTatcggagggagtattattctTTTATTTTCTCTTGTCAGCATGATTATTTGATGTGATTAAGCTTTCTCATATTGTAATCAACAAACTTAAGGTCGCATGATGCTGGCAAAAACTGGTGCAGACATCAGTAGATTTTTGTCTGTGTAGATCCCCAGTTTTATTCCCAAGGTTGAGAATGATTGCCTTTTCCTCTTGTGTATCCAGAATACCATCTCCATGACTCCATCTTCTTGTCATGTTGACCTGAAAACTTCTGATTGTTTGTTATGCTTGTCTTCTGGATTAGTCATTTGCTTGTTTAAGTGTTGTGGATTTTTGCGTCATTCTGTCCTGGATGTGCATTATTTTTAATAGTTGAGGTAAACAAGACAGTGGTATGGCCCATAAGATTGCCAAGTGaatgctcttgtttttcttttCACTTGTTATTGTTTTGCAAGGCAGGAGATCGATCTAGTTAGGAATGTACAAATACGATTTGTTAGGAAACTAGAGATCCTCTTTTCCAGCACCAAGTCAGACTTTTCTATccatgtgtactccctccgttcggaattacttgtcgtagaaatggatgtatctagacattttttagttctagatacatccatttctgcgacaagtaattcgggacggagggagtattatgcaaTCAATGAGAATTATCAACTACTATTAAAGTTATAATCCCTGTCCCCAACCTTTCCTCCCTCTCATCCACGGAGCCATGGCTCTAGCCTCACTCCTTGAAGCCATACCCTCATTGCTACACTCCTTGGTCCTGAGATCCTTATCAGCCCTAGCATGTGGCACTTACCATACACAAACTACTCTGAAAGTGGCTTGCACAAATGTTCATTTTAGAGCTAACAAAGGGTTTGTTAAAAGTTTTGGAGATTTCTAGTTCGAAAGGGAGCCATTTCTCTTTTCTGCTACTCTATTTTGTTTTGTAGCTGCCAGGTGTATTGTGCGGACGGCGGTTTGCTCTTACTCTACACTATACTTCATTGAGCATTTATAGCTGTGAAAAATTGTGCTTGTGCATCAGTTGCTATACCCTTTTTTTTCGAAAGCTACATCTGTTGCTATATCAAAGGGTCATTGCCTAGTAAATGCGGTGTCCTTTTCTGAGCATAATGAGATGAGACAACTCTATCCGGAATATTCAAAAAATATATTTTGCTTTCTCTTTTACAAAAAAAGGACAGATTGCTCAACTAAATTATTTTGCACAGGTCCAAAGGCTCCTATATCGTATTGGACAAGTCAAAAACTTGACTAATAGTTTGCAGTTTATCTTGGATACAGTCAGGCAGTCTACTGTGGTGGAAGTACAGGTAATCAATTTTCTGACGTCATTTGCCATTATTTGACTTAATCTAAAATTAAACTTAATTGGTTGATGCTATAAATAACTTATAAACAACCGATTAAGCACAACTTTAGAAGGGTTGAACATGATATTCTAACATATCTTGCCATGCTGAAGATGTATGCGTTTGTAGGAGTGTTCCAAAGAAAATGGCTTCTCTTTCTGAACTCAACAATGCTAAGTTTGGTCTATAATCACAAATATAGATACCATGTATTAGATCCATTTAAAAAAGTTTGTATCTCCTCCTTCAATTATGGCCTACTATGTCACTCTTTATGCAATACCAGTGGGGCATAGCTTGTATGTCCACCTCTGGTTACAGACAACTAGGTAAGAATATTATAGAGTGCATGCCCTGTTTATGTCCAGATTATCCTTCTTGTTTATTTGAAGAGTTCCATTAGTATCCTTGATGGTCAGAAGCGATTGCTTAGAGCATTTTTATGATTCTactactacctccattcctaaatatatgtctttttagagattcctctacggactacatacggagtaaaatgagtgaatctacactctaaaacatccggatgtagtccatagtggaatctctaaaaagacttatatttaggaacggaggaagtacacgATCTCATATTTCACCACACATGAATAGAACACCACATCTTCACTTG
Proteins encoded:
- the LOC123098457 gene encoding la-related protein 1B isoform X1, producing the protein MASVAADPHAALAGAGTPPHGSPVAGKRAAATAWKRPENGPVLVAPGSPIMDANSWPALPGLASPQPPTPPKASPKAAPPPSTVAAILPVSLDISDAPDATPDQDALETVILPVSLDISGAPDATTVKDAGTSSPPVRRVLMMPAGDDGPEMHALIPEPSLGYSPNARSNGTGVHHQNGRFGSHPHGRGGSYGGGRRGNGGGGSRHGHEHHGGFDGQRRGGGRRDGHGPGHQHRVHQPPYIRAPPPLAVLAAGPPAPQFAGPATPQTPPYGTAAPQTPPYGAPMGFPAEMAPHVYYFAVPPSDGLQALPFAPPPPTPPAMLISPLEQLQRDLLVQIDYYFSDENLCKDIFLRRHMDDHGWVPLSLIAGFNQVQRLLYRIGQVKNLTNSLQFILDTVRQSTVVEVQGDKIRRRARWEIWLLPRPNYSDAPVTSNIDSLASQFDQSVGLEGTYYPREALLTRSATSVSIGYQAPTFRGLHSNGSGPIFGQQTERSLLRSDTF
- the LOC123098457 gene encoding la-related protein 1B isoform X3, yielding MASVAADPHAALAGAGTPPHGSPVAGKRAAATAWKRPENGPVLVAPGSPIMDANSWPALPGLASPQPPTPPKASPKAAPPPSTVAAILPVSLDISDAPDATPDQDALETVILPVSLDISGAPDATTVKDAGTSSPPVRRVLMMPAGDDGPEMHALIPEPSLGYSPNARSNGTGVHHQNGRFGSHPHGRGGSYGGGRRGNGGGGSRHGHEHHGGFDGQRRGGGRRDGHGPGHQHRVHQPPYIRAPPPLAVLAAGPPAPQFAGPATPQTPPYGTAAPQTPPYGAPMGFPALPFAPPPPTPPAMLISPLEQLQRDLLVQIDYYFSDENLCKDIFLRRHMDDHGWVPLSLIAGFNQVQRLLYRIGQVKNLTNSLQFILDTVRQSTVVEVQGDKIRRRARWEIWLLPRPNYSDAPVTSNIDSLASQFDQSVGLEGTYYPREALLTRSATSVSIGYQAPTFRGLHSNGSGPIFGQQTERSLLRSDTF
- the LOC123098457 gene encoding la-related protein 1B isoform X2; the protein is MASVAADPHAALAGAGTPPHGSPVAGKRAAATAWKRPENGPVLVAPGSPIMDANSWPALPGLASPQPPTPPKASPKAAPPPSTVAAILPVSLDISDAPDATPDQDALETVILPVSLDISGAPDATTVKDAGTSSPPVRRVLMMPAGDDGPEMHALIPEPSLGYSPNARSNGTGVHHQNGRFGSHPHGRGGSYGGGRRGNGGGGSRHGHEHHGGFDGQRRGGGRRDGHGPGHQHRVHQPPYIRAPPPLAVLAAGPPAPQFAGPATPQTPPYGTAAPQTPPYGAPMGFPEMAPHVYYFAVPPSDGLQALPFAPPPPTPPAMLISPLEQLQRDLLVQIDYYFSDENLCKDIFLRRHMDDHGWVPLSLIAGFNQVQRLLYRIGQVKNLTNSLQFILDTVRQSTVVEVQGDKIRRRARWEIWLLPRPNYSDAPVTSNIDSLASQFDQSVGLEGTYYPREALLTRSATSVSIGYQAPTFRGLHSNGSGPIFGQQTERSLLRSDTF